One window of the Luteolibacter sp. Y139 genome contains the following:
- a CDS encoding efflux transporter outer membrane subunit, whose amino-acid sequence MTFPVRLAVCTATLLVVLPGCRVTPAQGPDVVLPVSWRNAAGFPSASPERDLSSWWSSFGDPQMTKLIREALAGNRDLASAIARVRQAQAQRDAQRASLFPSVDYDGSRSSGKTWIDDGKDRSSTSYSAGLSASWELDFFGKNRQAVLASSAEVEAAKENLHSAQASLASEVALAYLDLRSAEDRLAIVKRSLTTREETTQLASWRAQAGEIDQLELRQAESSLETARSQISSQEQNIAQTKNRLALLCGRAPGGISTGSGGIPSPARRLAVGIPADTIRQRPDVRGAGYQWVAAVARTKVAEAEKLPSLRLSGSLGIDSLTSNKLFNPATTATGIVAGISGPIFDAGRIRANIVAQGAVEEQALLSYQSTVLTALSEVEDALIACRRTEERLATLEKAAAAAKQASTMASQKYRSGIIDITTVLDTQRNDLALEETVAAVKADRAAAHIQLYKALGGGWSSGS is encoded by the coding sequence ATGACTTTCCCCGTTCGCCTCGCCGTTTGCACCGCGACCTTGCTCGTCGTGCTGCCGGGATGCCGCGTGACACCTGCCCAGGGTCCGGACGTCGTCCTGCCGGTTTCCTGGCGGAATGCGGCCGGCTTCCCCAGTGCCTCGCCCGAGCGCGATTTGTCGAGCTGGTGGTCATCCTTCGGCGATCCACAAATGACCAAGCTGATCCGTGAGGCACTTGCGGGAAACCGCGACCTCGCCTCCGCCATCGCCCGCGTCCGCCAAGCACAGGCGCAACGCGACGCCCAACGCGCCTCGCTATTTCCGTCCGTGGACTACGATGGCTCCCGTAGTTCTGGAAAGACCTGGATCGATGACGGAAAGGACCGCTCCAGCACATCTTACTCCGCGGGCCTCAGCGCCTCGTGGGAACTCGATTTCTTTGGAAAGAATCGTCAGGCCGTGCTCGCCTCCTCTGCTGAGGTGGAAGCCGCGAAGGAGAACCTTCATTCGGCTCAGGCCTCGCTCGCATCGGAGGTAGCGCTCGCCTACCTCGACCTTCGTTCCGCTGAAGACCGTCTCGCCATCGTGAAGCGCAGCCTCACGACCCGCGAGGAAACCACCCAGCTCGCCTCATGGCGTGCTCAGGCCGGCGAGATCGATCAGCTCGAATTGCGCCAGGCAGAGTCGAGCCTCGAGACCGCCCGCTCGCAGATCTCTTCCCAAGAGCAAAACATCGCGCAAACCAAGAACCGCCTTGCCCTTCTCTGCGGACGCGCCCCCGGCGGCATTTCCACCGGCTCCGGCGGCATCCCCTCGCCTGCCCGTCGTCTCGCGGTCGGCATTCCCGCCGACACCATCCGCCAACGTCCCGATGTCCGCGGTGCCGGCTACCAATGGGTCGCCGCCGTGGCTCGCACCAAGGTGGCCGAGGCCGAGAAACTGCCAAGCCTGCGCCTGTCCGGCTCCCTCGGCATCGACTCCCTGACCAGCAACAAGCTCTTCAATCCCGCCACGACCGCCACCGGCATCGTCGCTGGGATCTCCGGCCCCATCTTTGACGCCGGCCGCATCCGCGCGAATATCGTCGCGCAGGGCGCCGTTGAGGAACAGGCACTCCTTTCCTACCAATCCACCGTCCTCACCGCGCTCTCCGAAGTGGAAGACGCTCTCATTGCCTGCCGCCGCACGGAGGAACGCCTCGCCACCCTTGAGAAAGCTGCCGCCGCCGCGAAGCAAGCCTCCACGATGGCGAGCCAGAAGTATCGCTCCGGGATCATCGACATCACCACCGTGCTCGATACCCAGCGCAATGACCTCGCCCTCGAGGAAACTGTGGCTGCGGTGAAAGCCGACCGCGCCGCCGCGC
- a CDS encoding glycoside hydrolase family 31 protein has protein sequence MKSALCRMAAFAALANALHAAPLVTAGKPAELSIRVVGEGALRVTLKPLDFTAELPPNPALLDRTDVPLLRLQEITEAKEITAGTLKVSVKPDPLTVRVSSANGTLIQELAFQADGSIDFPLDDQPVLGLGEGGPMPGKNWRTDPVQFDRRGRLDTMEPHWQSDAYGSRNPVALLAGTRGWGLWFATPWGKIDLSKPDTGKFIPIEAKDPKAMRQTFGNQGKQLGKGIPPMETFVPGLLDVFVFDAREPAAFMNNLAALTGRAVMPPKWALGYMQSHRTLEDDAQMLKIVDTFREKHIPLDAVIYLGTGFTPRGWNKKQPSFEFNPEVFKRDPAAFIADVHQRNAKVVLHMVPWDRDKIPLLDDALLGSYWKEHEGLVKAGVDGWWPDEGDWFDLNERLKRHQLYYDGPISTQPDRRPWSLHRNGYLGIARWGGWVWSGDTQSTWKTLEAQIAVGINHSLSLSPYWGSDIAGFLSTPELTGELYARWFQFAAFTPSFRAHGRTWWTRLPWGWGLDSLGPVEDKEPPSLSELNNPAIEPIARKYAELRYQLLTYNYTLASQARETGLPFMRALWLHYPDDAKARGIGNEYLWGRDLLIAPVFEKGATSRETYLPAGQWYDFWSGDAHEGGSTIRRPVDLATMPIFVRAGTILPLDPIRQYTGEEVKEPLTIRIYRGADGTAQIYHDDGSSNGYLKGDSAVTSFKWDDQAGKLTIEPQVSAQHLLKHPQKLRILLIPGVKETAVDYRGEAMTVDFK, from the coding sequence ATGAAATCCGCCCTGTGCCGGATGGCAGCCTTTGCCGCTCTCGCGAACGCCCTTCACGCAGCCCCTCTCGTCACCGCGGGAAAACCCGCCGAGCTAAGCATCCGTGTGGTGGGTGAAGGCGCACTGCGCGTCACGCTGAAGCCACTCGATTTCACCGCAGAGCTGCCGCCGAATCCGGCCTTGTTAGATCGCACGGACGTCCCGCTGCTCCGCTTGCAGGAAATCACGGAAGCAAAGGAAATCACCGCCGGCACCCTCAAGGTTTCAGTAAAGCCCGATCCCCTCACCGTCCGCGTGTCCTCCGCGAACGGCACCCTGATCCAGGAGCTGGCATTCCAAGCCGATGGCTCCATCGACTTCCCTCTCGATGACCAGCCGGTGCTCGGCCTCGGCGAAGGCGGACCGATGCCGGGCAAGAACTGGCGCACCGATCCCGTGCAGTTCGATCGCCGCGGACGCCTCGATACCATGGAGCCGCACTGGCAATCCGATGCCTACGGCTCGCGCAATCCCGTCGCCCTGCTCGCCGGCACGCGCGGCTGGGGACTCTGGTTCGCAACGCCGTGGGGAAAGATCGATCTCTCGAAGCCTGACACCGGCAAGTTCATCCCAATCGAAGCGAAGGATCCCAAGGCCATGCGCCAGACCTTCGGCAATCAAGGCAAGCAACTCGGCAAGGGCATCCCTCCCATGGAGACCTTCGTTCCCGGATTGCTCGATGTCTTCGTCTTCGACGCCCGCGAGCCCGCCGCCTTCATGAACAATCTCGCCGCGCTGACCGGTCGTGCGGTCATGCCTCCGAAGTGGGCGCTCGGTTACATGCAATCCCACCGCACGCTCGAAGACGACGCCCAGATGCTGAAGATCGTCGATACCTTCCGCGAGAAGCACATCCCGCTCGATGCCGTGATCTACCTCGGCACCGGCTTCACCCCGCGCGGCTGGAACAAGAAGCAACCGTCCTTCGAGTTCAACCCCGAGGTCTTCAAGCGCGACCCCGCCGCCTTCATCGCCGATGTGCACCAGCGCAACGCAAAGGTCGTCCTCCACATGGTGCCGTGGGATCGCGACAAGATTCCGCTGTTAGACGATGCCCTCCTCGGCAGCTACTGGAAGGAACACGAAGGTCTCGTGAAAGCTGGCGTCGACGGCTGGTGGCCGGACGAGGGCGATTGGTTCGACCTCAATGAACGGCTCAAGCGCCATCAGCTCTACTACGATGGCCCGATCTCCACGCAACCCGACCGCCGTCCGTGGAGCCTACACCGCAATGGCTACCTCGGCATAGCGCGCTGGGGCGGCTGGGTGTGGTCGGGCGACACCCAATCGACGTGGAAGACCCTCGAAGCCCAGATCGCAGTCGGCATCAATCATTCGCTCAGCCTCTCGCCCTACTGGGGCTCGGACATTGCCGGTTTCCTTTCCACCCCTGAGTTGACCGGCGAACTCTACGCACGCTGGTTTCAATTTGCCGCCTTTACTCCATCCTTCCGCGCCCACGGCCGGACTTGGTGGACACGGCTGCCGTGGGGATGGGGACTCGATTCGCTCGGGCCCGTGGAGGACAAGGAGCCTCCGTCGCTTTCCGAGCTGAACAATCCTGCCATCGAACCGATCGCCAGGAAATACGCCGAGCTTCGTTACCAACTGCTCACCTACAACTACACGTTGGCATCGCAAGCCCGTGAGACCGGCTTGCCCTTCATGCGTGCCTTGTGGCTGCACTACCCCGACGACGCGAAGGCCCGCGGGATCGGCAATGAATACCTATGGGGCCGCGATCTGCTCATTGCCCCGGTTTTCGAGAAGGGCGCCACCAGTCGCGAAACCTACCTCCCGGCAGGCCAGTGGTATGATTTTTGGTCCGGCGACGCCCACGAAGGTGGCAGCACCATCCGCCGCCCCGTCGATCTCGCGACCATGCCGATCTTCGTCAGGGCCGGAACCATCCTGCCGCTTGATCCCATCCGGCAATATACCGGCGAAGAAGTAAAAGAGCCGCTGACGATTCGCATCTACCGCGGGGCAGATGGCACCGCGCAGATCTACCACGACGATGGGTCCAGCAATGGTTACCTCAAGGGCGATTCCGCGGTGACCTCCTTCAAGTGGGACGACCAAGCGGGAAAGCTCACCATCGAGCCTCAAGTCTCCGCCCAGCACCTCCTCAAGCACCCGCAAAAGCTCCGCATTTTATTGATCCCCGGCGTGAAAGAAACGGCAGTGGATTACCGTGGCGAAGCAATGACGGTCGATTTCAAGTGA
- a CDS encoding alpha-N-acetylglucosaminidase gives MKSVLRCAVALLGLLIAAAGAATVADPSAAALIQRLIPAKASNFVCELIPPDGSRDVFEIESRDGKIVLRGNNGVSIGSALNWYLKYYCHCEVSWCGDQLALPDPLPILKEKVRKDSPHQYRYAFNYCTYGYMMAFWDWARWEREIDLMALHGINTPLMATGAEVIYRNVYRGLGLSEKDIESFIAGPPFLPWFLMGNIDGWGGPNPRAWYDRQEALQKRIMARAMELGMKPVLPAFGGHVPAALKQKFPEAKIAKLKNWGGFPGVNVLDPTDPLFRKIGARFVSEAGKLYGTAHLYSADTFNEVDPPTDDPAYLREMTRQVYQSMADADPQAVWFMQGWLFVHSKFWSQPRVEALLSGATERQMVVLDLFADGKPQWLRTGAYSGKPWLWCIINNWGGKQGMYGRLTKVGVEMPKLLGSSEAGRLSGIGTLNEGGENNPIVYEQLYEMAWHDKPMDVAAWVEDFVWARYGSRNENALKAWQILSSTLYECGDLRHGPQGNFLAMPPSLGKDGGGFARGAIFYDSSKVREAFRLLLDASAELGSRDTYRYDLVDVGRQVMSDIAQQKLHAELREAFAAKDAARFKAGSDAYCEAIMDCDRLLSSHAMFQFGRYLKYPLAADATAERRGQWEGNARRLITLWGDRGNGLFGYAQRQYGGLMGDYNLGSWKLYLDAAAKSLRGGEKFSGDSLVRDFTEKWISSRKPYPAEAEGDSIAISRMIWEKYAAHAPKVDRPGAPLDIHDKE, from the coding sequence ATGAAATCCGTTTTGAGATGTGCTGTCGCCCTTTTGGGCCTCTTGATCGCTGCGGCGGGCGCGGCGACGGTGGCTGACCCGTCTGCGGCGGCCCTTATCCAGAGGTTGATTCCCGCCAAGGCGTCCAACTTTGTCTGCGAGCTGATCCCGCCGGACGGAAGCCGCGACGTCTTCGAGATCGAATCACGCGACGGCAAGATCGTGCTGCGCGGAAACAACGGCGTGAGCATCGGGTCCGCGTTGAATTGGTATCTGAAGTACTATTGCCACTGCGAGGTCTCCTGGTGTGGGGATCAACTTGCGCTGCCGGATCCCTTGCCGATCCTGAAGGAGAAGGTTCGCAAGGACTCGCCGCATCAGTATCGCTATGCCTTCAACTACTGCACATATGGCTACATGATGGCGTTTTGGGATTGGGCGCGGTGGGAGCGGGAGATCGACCTGATGGCGCTGCATGGGATCAATACGCCGCTGATGGCCACGGGCGCGGAGGTGATCTACCGGAATGTCTATCGCGGCCTCGGGCTTTCCGAGAAGGACATCGAGTCGTTCATCGCCGGTCCGCCGTTCCTGCCGTGGTTCCTGATGGGAAACATCGATGGCTGGGGCGGGCCGAATCCGCGGGCTTGGTATGACCGGCAGGAAGCCCTTCAGAAACGGATCATGGCCCGCGCGATGGAGCTCGGGATGAAGCCGGTGCTGCCGGCCTTCGGCGGGCACGTGCCGGCGGCGCTGAAGCAGAAGTTTCCGGAAGCCAAGATCGCGAAGCTCAAAAATTGGGGAGGCTTTCCCGGTGTGAATGTGCTGGATCCGACGGACCCGCTGTTTCGCAAGATCGGGGCGCGCTTTGTCAGCGAGGCGGGCAAGCTATATGGCACCGCGCACTTGTACTCCGCCGATACCTTCAACGAGGTCGATCCGCCGACCGACGATCCGGCGTATCTCCGCGAAATGACCCGCCAGGTCTATCAGTCGATGGCGGATGCTGACCCACAGGCGGTGTGGTTCATGCAGGGCTGGCTGTTCGTTCACAGTAAGTTCTGGAGCCAGCCACGGGTCGAGGCATTGCTGTCCGGAGCGACGGAGCGGCAGATGGTGGTGCTGGACTTGTTCGCGGATGGCAAGCCGCAGTGGCTGCGCACCGGGGCGTATTCCGGCAAGCCGTGGCTGTGGTGCATCATCAACAACTGGGGCGGCAAGCAGGGGATGTATGGGCGGCTGACGAAGGTGGGGGTCGAGATGCCGAAATTGCTCGGGAGCTCAGAGGCGGGGAGGCTTTCGGGCATCGGCACGCTGAACGAGGGTGGGGAAAACAATCCGATCGTTTACGAGCAGCTTTATGAGATGGCGTGGCACGACAAGCCGATGGATGTGGCGGCGTGGGTGGAGGACTTCGTGTGGGCGCGCTACGGCAGCCGGAACGAGAATGCGCTGAAGGCGTGGCAGATCCTGAGCAGCACGCTCTATGAATGCGGCGACCTGCGTCATGGGCCGCAGGGCAATTTCCTCGCGATGCCGCCATCCTTGGGGAAGGACGGCGGTGGTTTTGCGCGGGGTGCGATCTTCTATGATTCCTCGAAGGTTCGGGAAGCGTTCCGTCTGCTGCTGGATGCTTCCGCTGAATTGGGGAGCCGCGATACCTACCGGTACGATTTGGTGGATGTGGGGCGTCAGGTCATGTCGGACATCGCCCAGCAGAAACTACACGCTGAGTTACGGGAGGCTTTCGCCGCGAAGGATGCTGCCCGTTTCAAAGCAGGGTCGGATGCCTACTGCGAGGCGATCATGGACTGCGATCGCTTGCTGAGCTCGCACGCGATGTTCCAGTTCGGTCGTTACCTCAAATACCCACTCGCCGCGGATGCCACCGCGGAGCGGAGGGGCCAATGGGAAGGCAATGCCCGCCGGCTCATCACGCTGTGGGGAGATCGTGGCAATGGTTTGTTCGGCTATGCCCAGCGCCAATACGGCGGGCTGATGGGCGACTACAACCTGGGCAGTTGGAAGCTCTACCTGGATGCCGCGGCTAAATCGCTGCGAGGGGGCGAGAAGTTCTCCGGGGACTCGCTGGTGCGCGATTTCACCGAAAAGTGGATCTCCTCGCGGAAGCCGTATCCGGCCGAGGCCGAGGGTGACTCCATCGCCATCAGCCGGATGATTTGGGAGAAATATGCTGCCCATGCGCCCAAGGTGGACCGCCCGGGGGCTCCGCTCGACATCCACGACAAGGAATGA
- a CDS encoding sigma-70 family RNA polymerase sigma factor, producing MSTRPEFDPGFTEENDATVGALIEEVRPALRGYVLSLLPDRDSCDDVVQETCLFLWDRRGEFEAGSNFKAWAFKAAWFKVLTHRREMQRRKLVSFSEDVLERISRAAENFSEDVDHRLAALRECVAELPGESKRLLQLKYLDRLSLTAHAKNLGVKPNQIQKNLSRIRLALRHCIETRISFRHE from the coding sequence ATGAGCACCCGGCCCGAGTTTGATCCCGGATTCACCGAAGAGAATGACGCCACCGTGGGCGCTCTGATCGAGGAAGTGCGGCCTGCGCTCAGGGGGTATGTGCTTTCGCTCCTGCCGGACCGGGACTCCTGCGATGACGTGGTGCAGGAGACCTGCCTTTTCCTCTGGGACCGGCGGGGTGAATTTGAGGCGGGCAGCAACTTCAAGGCCTGGGCTTTCAAGGCCGCATGGTTCAAGGTGCTCACCCACCGGCGGGAAATGCAGCGCCGGAAGCTGGTGAGCTTTTCCGAGGATGTGCTCGAGCGGATTTCCAGAGCGGCCGAGAATTTTTCCGAGGACGTGGACCACCGGCTCGCGGCCCTTCGCGAGTGCGTGGCCGAATTGCCGGGCGAGAGCAAGCGGCTCCTGCAATTGAAGTACCTGGATCGCCTGTCCCTTACCGCTCACGCCAAGAACCTGGGTGTGAAGCCAAACCAGATTCAGAAGAACCTGTCGCGGATCCGGCTCGCGCTCCGCCACTGCATCGAAACCCGAATTTCTTTCCGTCATGAGTAG
- a CDS encoding FecR domain-containing protein, translated as MSSRPPHAKLRSLIDRLHDGPPLSKQEVAQLEEYLEDDEALAYYVAVSQQEALLPSSIPERDLSEVEPARIVRFPRAMRFATPLAAACVVFALGLILGRRLERDPSNSTVAISPAHAAPARITGMVGVEWADESAPHKIDLDAASDPISIKSGLVEVTYGNGVCVTLEGPAVYEVAGQEEGRLAKGKLYTTVPKGAEGFKIHYSGGTVEDLGTEFAMDAQENGSTEVGVFSGKVKLHSEGRDSIMLFENQSLVQSPGAEEPFEPVPLDREKFVDRLPARDFRWEVDSPGTREFTCDVTHLVWKPAKYRAIFKWISGMDAVNLRDVRLFRDGELVVADDHAGSTGVLRYVSNNIYALDVPPGDYSRGRWTIKARIETISREGGNLAHADVPIGSRGILQFEEGLVTGAGPEQFIGRWAYRHMGTAFVREFHPDGSVSLEQNGVKDEGYWVDSRWEVKDGVLNVSIPKRGLAERHVLRDAKTLIFASNPYENAVKESD; from the coding sequence ATGAGTAGCCGCCCACCGCATGCCAAGCTCCGAAGTCTGATCGACCGACTCCACGATGGGCCGCCGCTGTCCAAGCAGGAGGTGGCGCAGCTTGAGGAGTATCTTGAGGACGACGAGGCGCTGGCCTACTACGTCGCGGTCAGCCAGCAGGAGGCGCTGCTACCATCTTCGATCCCGGAGCGTGATTTGTCAGAGGTGGAGCCTGCCCGGATCGTGCGATTCCCGCGCGCGATGCGGTTCGCCACGCCCTTGGCTGCGGCGTGTGTCGTGTTTGCCCTAGGACTGATCCTTGGGCGGCGACTGGAACGAGATCCGTCTAACAGCACGGTGGCCATCTCCCCGGCGCATGCTGCTCCTGCCCGGATCACTGGCATGGTGGGCGTCGAGTGGGCTGATGAAAGCGCTCCTCACAAGATTGATCTGGATGCTGCGTCTGATCCTATTTCGATCAAATCCGGCTTGGTGGAGGTGACGTATGGGAATGGCGTGTGCGTTACTCTCGAGGGGCCGGCCGTCTATGAGGTCGCCGGGCAAGAGGAGGGACGTCTTGCAAAAGGGAAGCTCTACACCACGGTGCCGAAGGGTGCGGAGGGCTTCAAGATCCACTACTCGGGAGGCACGGTGGAGGATCTGGGCACCGAGTTCGCCATGGATGCGCAGGAGAATGGGAGCACGGAAGTGGGCGTGTTTTCAGGGAAGGTGAAGCTGCACTCGGAGGGGCGGGACTCGATCATGCTGTTCGAGAACCAGTCGCTGGTGCAATCGCCAGGTGCCGAGGAGCCGTTCGAGCCGGTGCCGCTGGATCGCGAGAAGTTTGTCGACCGGTTGCCGGCCCGCGACTTCCGCTGGGAGGTGGATTCTCCGGGGACGCGGGAGTTCACCTGTGATGTGACCCATCTGGTGTGGAAGCCCGCCAAGTATCGGGCGATCTTCAAGTGGATCAGCGGTATGGACGCGGTGAATCTCCGGGATGTGCGGCTTTTCCGCGATGGTGAACTCGTGGTGGCGGATGATCACGCTGGCAGCACCGGTGTGCTGCGCTACGTCTCTAACAACATCTACGCACTCGACGTCCCGCCGGGGGACTACAGTCGCGGGCGCTGGACGATCAAGGCCCGGATCGAAACGATCAGTCGTGAGGGAGGAAATCTCGCTCATGCCGACGTGCCGATCGGGAGCCGGGGGATCCTCCAATTCGAAGAGGGGCTGGTGACCGGTGCGGGCCCGGAGCAATTCATCGGTCGCTGGGCTTACCGCCACATGGGCACTGCCTTCGTCCGCGAATTTCATCCGGATGGCTCGGTATCCCTGGAGCAGAATGGCGTGAAGGATGAGGGCTACTGGGTGGACAGCCGCTGGGAGGTGAAGGATGGCGTCCTCAATGTCAGCATTCCGAAGCGAGGGCTGGCAGAGCGCCATGTCTTGCGTGACGCGAAGACACTCATCTTCGCGAGCAACCCGTATGAGAATGCGGTGAAGGAATCCGACTGA
- a CDS encoding LamG-like jellyroll fold domain-containing protein — MHTINLLAVAAALTLGTAEAALISHYTFDETSGTTAVDKGSAGANGTIGANVTLGAAGKFGTAFTFHNDATQAGIVDMENATTFAAINASQAVTISVWLKWATSTANRDTAVFLGSNAASDRYLDVGTTGGTNTANLGGVFGRTRAATTFPDLIRGAALNDGQWHHVAYTANATTDVTQIYIDGVLAGSTTTPLFTFPAFNNFEVGRLGRSAPTDAYDGSVDELRIYDSVLTAGEIASLAQGAAGDPSMLVEPSFSFTSNGVAGILSVPFSNNGASQTLTLSSVAPVTISGDNAANFSLASFDNNLAPGATGAIRLNFNPQGGGTYNATLTIASNDSLKPSRDVAVSVEVRDPVAGIAPALIDFGSFATAPSPQTQTLTISNTGGATDLTVFDVASTGSAAFTTNAAPPFAVAPGGSTTITVTFTPGSSDGNFTGNLQVITDGFNQGVFDVPLSASVKLSSPDASMVSHFTFDQQAAVGDDTGTLNNDGTPVGDAQWTASSRIGGGALLLDGTGDLIDLGADTGPDYTSQLVADSDGFTVACWANVPVGTTVDRTRFFSAYANGAATLTQGWGVGQRNASRQLIGTTYGKVDYLAPVNSAPALGAWHHYAYVFRNVPVNRLDTYIDGVLVDSRTTATNTGFNDATTVGFAIGALGRSTAFEGFAGRLDDLRIYNRELVASNIADLFNSAPPQSAYDVWASTYGLNPAGNGAPSQDPDGDGLANSVEFVVGSSPVSGSSANLPAGSKSGNNLVIVYRRETAAAVAGFVDRVEFKDDMSATPWTPAVNGSGGVTISSVAIDADTEEVTVSIPSPGSRMFARLSVTAPQ; from the coding sequence ATGCACACGATCAACCTCCTGGCGGTGGCGGCCGCCCTTACCCTGGGCACGGCGGAAGCCGCCCTGATATCGCACTACACCTTCGACGAGACCTCCGGGACCACGGCGGTGGACAAGGGCTCGGCCGGAGCCAATGGAACGATTGGCGCCAATGTCACGCTCGGTGCGGCGGGGAAATTCGGAACGGCTTTCACGTTTCACAATGATGCGACGCAGGCGGGCATCGTCGACATGGAGAATGCGACGACCTTCGCCGCGATCAATGCAAGCCAAGCGGTGACGATCTCGGTGTGGCTGAAGTGGGCGACCTCCACGGCGAACCGCGACACCGCCGTCTTCCTCGGCAGCAATGCGGCCAGTGACCGCTATCTGGACGTCGGCACCACCGGGGGAACGAATACCGCGAATCTCGGCGGCGTCTTCGGTCGGACTCGCGCTGCCACGACCTTTCCGGATTTGATCAGGGGTGCGGCACTGAATGACGGCCAGTGGCATCACGTCGCCTACACGGCCAATGCGACCACGGACGTGACGCAGATCTACATCGATGGTGTGCTCGCCGGCAGCACGACGACTCCCTTGTTCACGTTTCCGGCCTTCAACAACTTCGAAGTGGGACGGCTAGGGCGCAGCGCTCCGACGGATGCCTATGATGGTTCGGTGGATGAACTGCGGATCTATGATTCCGTTCTCACCGCTGGCGAGATCGCCTCGCTGGCACAGGGAGCGGCAGGTGATCCCTCGATGCTGGTGGAGCCTTCGTTTTCCTTCACGAGCAATGGTGTAGCTGGAATCCTATCCGTTCCCTTTTCCAACAACGGAGCCAGCCAGACGCTGACGCTCAGCTCTGTCGCTCCCGTCACGATCAGCGGCGACAACGCGGCGAACTTCAGCCTCGCCTCCTTCGATAACAACCTCGCGCCAGGTGCCACGGGTGCCATTCGCCTGAACTTCAATCCGCAAGGAGGGGGGACCTACAATGCCACCCTCACCATTGCCTCGAACGATTCGCTCAAGCCGTCGCGAGACGTGGCCGTCAGTGTCGAGGTAAGGGACCCGGTTGCCGGTATCGCGCCTGCTTTGATCGACTTCGGCAGCTTCGCGACGGCTCCTTCACCGCAAACCCAGACCCTGACGATCTCGAATACCGGAGGTGCCACCGATCTAACGGTCTTTGATGTGGCCAGCACGGGAAGCGCGGCCTTCACCACGAATGCCGCGCCTCCCTTCGCGGTGGCGCCCGGTGGAAGCACTACGATCACGGTGACTTTCACCCCGGGAAGTTCCGACGGCAATTTCACCGGCAATCTGCAAGTCATTACCGACGGCTTCAATCAGGGTGTCTTCGATGTCCCGCTTTCCGCCTCGGTGAAATTGAGCAGCCCGGATGCGAGCATGGTCTCCCATTTCACCTTCGACCAACAGGCGGCCGTGGGCGATGACACCGGGACTCTCAACAATGATGGTACGCCAGTGGGTGATGCCCAATGGACGGCGTCTTCACGTATCGGTGGTGGAGCCCTGCTGTTGGACGGCACCGGTGACCTGATCGATCTCGGCGCCGATACCGGACCCGACTACACGAGCCAGCTGGTCGCCGACAGCGATGGCTTCACGGTGGCCTGCTGGGCCAATGTGCCGGTGGGAACGACGGTGGATCGCACGCGGTTCTTCTCGGCCTATGCCAATGGTGCGGCCACGCTGACGCAGGGCTGGGGAGTGGGGCAACGCAACGCCTCACGGCAGCTGATTGGCACCACCTACGGCAAGGTCGACTACCTCGCGCCGGTGAACTCGGCACCGGCCCTGGGCGCCTGGCATCACTATGCGTATGTGTTCCGCAATGTGCCGGTCAACCGGCTGGACACCTACATCGATGGTGTGCTGGTGGATAGCCGGACGACGGCGACCAACACCGGCTTCAATGATGCAACGACGGTTGGCTTTGCGATTGGTGCGCTGGGCCGCTCGACTGCCTTCGAGGGATTCGCTGGCCGTCTGGACGATCTGCGGATCTACAACCGGGAATTGGTGGCGAGCAATATCGCGGACCTCTTCAATTCCGCGCCGCCGCAATCGGCCTACGACGTTTGGGCGTCGACCTACGGGCTGAATCCGGCCGGCAATGGAGCACCTTCGCAAGATCCCGATGGCGACGGCCTGGCGAACTCCGTCGAGTTTGTCGTGGGATCGAGCCCGGTTTCCGGGTCTTCGGCCAACCTGCCGGCTGGAAGCAAATCCGGAAACAATCTGGTGATCGTCTATCGGCGTGAAACCGCCGCCGCGGTGGCAGGGTTCGTCGATCGAGTTGAGTTCAAGGACGACATGTCCGCTACTCCGTGGACGCCTGCCGTGAATGGAAGCGGGGGAGTGACGATCAGCAGTGTGGCGATCGATGCCGACACGGAAGAGGTGACGGTCTCCATTCCTTCTCCCGGTAGTCGGATGTTCGCGCGGCTGAGTGTGACCGCGCCGCAATAG